The DNA sequence TTAGAATTGGAAAGGACTTTGGTGGTCTTTTAATTTAGCTTCCGTCCAATGCATATGTTTTCCTTACTATCCTGTCAGTACAACTGTGCAAGTTGTCACTGCAAAATAGCAACATACTAACGGGCAATGTAAGCACTGTGCATTTATTATAACAGTTTCCCGACAGATGACAGGAAAAGTCTAGTTCTAGAAAAATCAGTGTACTCTGTATGATAGTCTTTCAACGTGGGAACAATGTGTCCTGGGAAAGAGTGCTTTAATTCATATCAAGGGGCCATATGGGCTAGTCCCCTGCTCAGTTTACTCACTTCTCCAAAAACAACTTGAGGGAGAGTCAACTCTTAAAACCCTGCAAGCCAACCAGGTCTATTTTCAACTCTGACTGCAGCACATCCAAGGGAAGCTAATCTACTTGCCTAGACGCCCTACCTACCCGTCCTTCCTAAAAGCTGCAGATCTGGTCCCTGTCGGTGGGAGAGTCATACATGGAAGACTAGGAAACGCTGCTGGAGATCATTCAAGCCCCCCCCCGTTTATAGATGAAGCAAATGAAATGTAGAGGTGGTCTGGGGTTTGTGTGGCAAAGGTCAGGCATCAAGTTAGTGACGGATTCAGGGTGAGAACACAACTCACTTTCAAGCCGGTGCTCTTTCTGTTCTAAAACCCTATTTCCTTAGCCCCTTTTCTGTAGGTCAGCAATCCTTCAAAGAGAGCGCTAGCAATTCCTACAAATTCCTTCTGTGTCCTAGATTTTTTCCGTCTGGGCTTGTTCCATGGCCACTGCCTTTAAATCATGAGTCAGGGAGAAGAAATACTGATATAGTTCTTGCTCTGCTTTTATCAGGACAAAAGTCCCAACAAGACTTTCTCATGGGAATTCCCTGATAAACCTTAGTCACACTGATCATTGTTTGCAATTCTGAGTGGTTCTGTTTATTCTAACTGATAGGATTTTACATTTGTGAGCACAAGGTAcatgcttcatttaaaaaaaaaattttttttccacttcagagaggaagggagagggactgagagatagaaacatcaatgatgagagagaatcattgattggctgccttctgcctgccccctactggcggggggtggggagatcgagcccacaacccaggcatgtgtccttggctggaatcgaacctgggactctttagtgcacaggccgacgctctatccactgagccaaaccagctagggctgcttcaTATTTTTGATACCAAACCTTTAAAACAAGCACTTGAGAAAATATTGATTTAGGTATCGCACATTGGTCTGGAGTCCTTGCTGTCTAAACTGCATTGCAAACATGATTTCATAGAAACAAATATTTGCATGTGGCCTTCTTCAGACCTACCCAACgtttgtacctttttttttttttttttttaaatatattttattgcttttttacagagaggaagggagagggagaaagagttagaaacatcgatgagagagaaacatcaatcagctgcctcctgcacaccccctaccggggatgtgcccgcaaccaaggcacatgcccctgaccagaatcgaacctgggacccttcagtccgcaggccgacgctctatccactgagccaaaccggtttcggccaacgTTTGTACCTTTAGGTAGAAACAGGAGTGTCAGGCTGACTGACGAAAGATGATTCTTGTCTCTAAATGCACTGTCTCCTCCAGAAGGAATGATATGGGCCTGAAGAAAGGTTCGCCCTCAGTGAGGACCCCGAGCCTTCTTCTGTGCTGGGGCTGGCCCGACCTGACCTTTGTCATTTCTTCCACAGTTCCCACTGCAGTGGTTTGGAGTCCCTGCCATCCTGAAAGGCTGGTTTGAGCGAGTGCTCATCGGGGAGTTTGCTTACACATACGCTGCCATGTATGACAAGGGACCTTTCCGGGTAGGTGAATGGTTCTGCTTTTTCTAacagctgggtgctggggagatTCAGTCCTGAGGCAGAGTTTTCAGCACAATTAGATACTACGGTCCAGCTCCAGGTCCCTTTGGAAGAGATGCATAATTAAGTTTTAACAGACATTTTGACATGATGtttaagatttgttttaaaatacccCAGTGAAAAGAGAGGTAAGGGGATTAGATAAAACTAGAATGGATATCTGCCAAGGGTTGAAGCTGGGTGGTAGATGCATcattatacagttgacccttgaacaacacaggtttgaactgcacaggtccacttagATGCGGATTTTCCCCCCAATAaaaactgtaaatgtattttctcttccttatgttttcttaataacatcttcttttctctagcttactttaagAATACAGcataaatacatataacatacaaaatatgtgttaatccaCTGTTCACATTGGTAAAGCTTCCAGTCAACAGGAGGCTATTAGCAGTTACATTTTTGGTCAGGCAAAAGTAATACGTAGATTTTTGACTGTGTGGGGGGTAGTACCCCTaacccctgcattgttcaagCGTCAATTGTACtattttctttatgtttgaaACGTtccatagtaaaaataaatagtcTGTCTTCATTTTTCAGAGACCCAAATACTACACAAGAAGCATTTTGAGACCTTCTAGATTACATGCCTAGAGCTGTGCCTAGCACTATAGGGAGACAGAATAAAACAGTAAACAAATAACCCCTAGGCACCAGCAGTCAACACTGATTTTGCATTTTCATGACAATCTCCCCGGATCTGCCACACCCAGGGGTATGGAATCCTTGGCTTGACCCTGCTCACGTGTCTGTCTGTGGCACCGCCTTCCAGGCAGGTACTTCTGCAGAGTCATAATGAGTGGCTCAGAGGAGTCAGCGTATGAAGTAACATCAACAGCAGATGTTGTGTGTCCTCCCTGGGGCTGTTTCATTGGCTCCCTGTCACCGAGGAGATGCTCAGGGTGATGCCCTTTCTTTACAGAATAAGAAGGCGGTGCTGTCCTTCACCACTGGTGGCAGCGACTCCATGTACTCTCTGCAGGGAGTCCACGGGGACATGAATATCATTCTCTGGCCAATTCAGGTACCTCATTTTCAGCGAACCTTCGGGGGGATTACCTAATTGAGCTCTCTATGGGGTCCAGATCCTCAAGATAACTGAAAACAGACCTGAGGTGAAAGCATAGTAATGATTCAGAACTACAGGGAGCTTCCTTTTAAGACTTACCTGTCTTCCCAGGCCCCTGTGCTTACGGAATAACCCGTGTTATTCCACACACTTGTCCACACACCTCTCGTAACCGAGCACTAGTGCAGCCACATGGTCTGATTCTCTCCAGGGGACTGACAACTCTCCAATCGTCCTACCCTTCTCCAAGAATAGTCTCACACACTATTAGAGTGCCCTCCACCCCAATTTAAGAAATGCTTTCGTTCAGTGAATAACACTGAAGTCTGAAGTATGCTTTTTGGTGGTCACTGGGCTCTCAAGACAATCTCTTCTAAGGAAGAGGGGTGGAGAGAAGAGCAAATGAGGTGGTCACCTATAATATTGGAGAATTAATATTACTATTGGAGAATGGATGATAAGCACCGTTTGTTAAGATTCATCTAGGTCTATGGAGAGGCAGGGAGCAGCAGGCAAGGGAGCGGCTGCCAAGCAGCTGCAACTCTCCCTTATGGAACAGAACTTGCGACACTTCTGGCAGAGGATCCTAGGCTGGCACAGGTTCAAGGTTTTATTCATATGAAGAAAAGCACAGCTGAATAGGCTAAAATAGGTAACAGGCAGCTAGGTCTGGGAGCAGAAGGTGAGAGAATCCACTTCTGAACTGCTTCTGCAGGGTGCCTCCACCTCCACGTCAGTGTCTTACTGGAAAGCCCCGATAAACCTTGTGCTTTGTAGATGGTACAAACTGTTTGGGGTTTGTAGTGACTCACCTTTGTGCTTTGTGTACCCCCAGAGTGGCACTCTGCATTTCTGTGGCTTCCAGGTCTTAGAACCTCAACTGACATACAGCATTGGGCACATTCCCGCGGATGCCCGACTTCAGGTCCTGGAAGGATGGAAGAAACGCCTGGAGAATATCTGGGATGAGACTCCATTATATTTTGCTCCAAGTAGTTTCTTTGACCTAAACTTTCAGGCAGGATTCTTATTGAAAAAGGAGGTCCAGGAAGAGCAGAAAGCTAAGAAGTGTGGCCTTTCTGTGGGCCATCACTTGGGCAAGTCCATCCCGACTGACAACCAGATCAAAGCCAGAAAATAAGACTCACCAAGGCTTGATTTCCTTCTGAAATGTAGCCAAGTCTAGGTTTCTTGTTCAGGCTTCCTTTAGTTTTTAAGATTtgtgtgtgcttttctttttccacgAGGAATGAATATAAGAGAGATTAGACTATTCATACATTTTTcgatagttgtttttttttaaacataactgATTTTTACAATTGCTATCATGGCAAAATTTGATTAGGCTCaagaggacatttaaaaaataaagcagggcaaAGGTATAGAAAGGTGCTAGAAAGTATTCTTTAAGGTCCTATATACAATTTAATCCTTCTCTTAGGAACACATTTTTAGGGTTAAATCTGGCTATAAAACATCCAACTCTTCAATGACCTATTTTTAATGATCTCTCTGTGGTTTGCAGCAAAAGGGAATTGCTCAGAGAAAGCAATGACTGAATCTGTCAGACCTAAGGGACTTGATTAGTTAATAATCTATATTTGCTTGTGATATACATTGGTTTTAATTACTACATAGTGACTGATATGCCTAATCTGagtgtttctcttcctttaaCTTCTGTTGTTTGTATACAGTACACACAGGTACCTTGAGATGAAAAGCTAATAAAAGTCTCCTTTGCCTCAATCTTCTAATTTAATGGCTGCAGAGATAAAACAACACATCTGTGTACTACAATTTGCCACAATGAATGAATTCAAAGGGAAATAGTGCCCCAATTCTTAAAAATATCCTTCCACAAACACTGCTGTATATGTGATCTATAAAACCACGTGGAAAGTTTTTTCCTATATCATTGCTAAACAGATGACTTTCCATTTAAGGATGTATTTTGGTCACATGACTTTTGGGATAAAATTGTAAGCCTGCGTTTCATTTTACTTTGGTGAACAATTTTGGCACAATATTCTAATTTCACATTGAAATTGTTAAGTGCAGCGCCACACAGTTGGTATAATTCAAGTAGAGTATGATGAAAGACTGCCCTCTTGTGGTGCATGGCAAGAAAACAACAAATGCAAAACAAGGCGGCCTGAAACTGGGACTAGCTGCTTACCTGCCACAGGAAAGGATGGCGCCAGGCGCCAGAGAACCTCAGTTGCCACATCACtggctattttttccttttacaatATCCACAATGGCAGATGGCTTGGTGCTTCAGTTTcgtgaaaatattttcctttgccTTCTCCTCACTTTGTGTACGTTTCTAAAAgttccaaaggaaataaaatccatTTATGCAAAACAAACCCACACTCTAGTTTCAGTGAAGTTAGAGAGGCATTCAGGCAAAAATGGAATCTACTGGGGAAGATGGGGTGAGAGAATTCAGTAATTAATTATGGTCAGAGCTTGTCAGGTGACTTGGCTTGAGAGTTTGCCTAACAGGGCTGCTTCCTACTGACGGGTAATGACACACATTTAAAGAGATCCAGGAAATAATCGAGTGGTGTAGAAATCAAGAAAACCAAAATGCAGGAAGCACATGCCAAGGGGAAGTATTTATTCTGATTTGCCCGGTTTATTTAGGTTTATCCAATCAATGGGCTTGGCACCCTTCTAGGTACTGGGGATGCAGCCAAGTGCCTACTCTCCTGGAGTTTGCATTCTAGTGAAGAAGGAGAGATGAACAAATATGTCAAGTGGTGATAAATGctagggaggaaaagcagagcggggggggggggttagtgaTGGGATATGAGTCCCGTTTTATACAGGGTGATCAAGAAAGACTGCTCTGATAAAGGCTCCGTTTGAGCAAACTCCTGGAGTGAGAGTGAGACATGGGTATCTGGAGGAAAAGCACTGCAGGCAGCAATGACGTGAGTGCAAACCCTGAGGCAGAGCATGCTTAGTATGTCTGAGGGTGAGAAAGGAAGTTACTaaagcagagaaaggaagagaaggatggGCCATACAGAGCTTCGATCAGATCACAGAGGGCCGGCCGTATAAGCATTGTTAAGAATGTAAAGATAGGAAGTCCTGGAGGATTCTGAGCAGAGGTGTAACATGATCTGGCTTATGTTTAAGTCTGGCTGGTATGTGAAGAGTCAAGTATGAGGGGTAATGATGGATGTGGGGAGAATTTTGGGAAGCTATTGTCACAATCTACATATGTTTTGGAACCAAGGTGATAGCAATAGATATGTTGACAAGTGGC is a window from the Eptesicus fuscus isolate TK198812 chromosome 21, DD_ASM_mEF_20220401, whole genome shotgun sequence genome containing:
- the NQO1 gene encoding NAD(P)H dehydrogenase [quinone] 1, which produces MAGRKALIVLAHSERTSFNYAMKEAAVEALKRTGWEVTVSDLYAMNFNPVISRKDITGKLKDPENFKYPVESALAYKEGRLSPDIVAEQKKLEAADLVIFQFPLQWFGVPAILKGWFERVLIGEFAYTYAAMYDKGPFRNKKAVLSFTTGGSDSMYSLQGVHGDMNIILWPIQSGTLHFCGFQVLEPQLTYSIGHIPADARLQVLEGWKKRLENIWDETPLYFAPSSFFDLNFQAGFLLKKEVQEEQKAKKCGLSVGHHLGKSIPTDNQIKARK